The following are encoded in a window of Nibricoccus aquaticus genomic DNA:
- a CDS encoding CvfB family protein, which translates to MAQIGRLASLTVTRIATPGVFLDGGHLGEILMPGRYVPQGTLPGEAFTVFIHLDSEDRIVATTETPHAQVGEFAALRVVSINARIGAFLDWGLTKDLLLPMREQARRVNVGEWIVAHVFLDEKSNRVVASTRLNRHLNLTPPRYQEGQQVELLVYDETELGFKCIVENAHSGLLYHTDLAAPLPNGQKLTGYIRTVRPDGKIDLSLDRAGYHRVLPLTDKILAELITKGGLLPFGDKTAPEEIREVFGVSKKVFKQAIGSLFRDRLIVIDDQSIRITDTGTTAAIANAKAAAARPVAPAPAKPVIETATGEPALTRKAIILPPQTKKKIAAPK; encoded by the coding sequence ATGGCCCAGATCGGCAGACTCGCATCCCTCACCGTTACTCGCATCGCCACGCCCGGCGTCTTCCTCGACGGCGGCCACCTCGGCGAGATCCTCATGCCCGGCCGCTACGTGCCCCAAGGCACGCTCCCCGGCGAAGCCTTCACCGTCTTCATCCATCTCGATTCCGAAGACCGCATCGTCGCCACCACCGAGACTCCCCACGCCCAAGTCGGTGAATTCGCCGCCCTCCGCGTCGTCAGCATCAACGCCCGCATCGGCGCTTTCCTCGACTGGGGCCTCACCAAAGATCTGCTCCTGCCGATGCGCGAACAGGCCCGCCGCGTAAACGTCGGCGAATGGATCGTCGCCCACGTCTTCCTCGACGAAAAATCCAATCGCGTCGTCGCCAGTACCCGCCTCAACCGCCACCTCAATCTCACCCCGCCGCGCTATCAAGAAGGCCAGCAGGTCGAGCTCCTCGTATACGACGAAACCGAACTCGGCTTTAAGTGCATCGTCGAAAACGCCCACAGCGGCCTCCTATATCACACCGACCTCGCCGCCCCGCTGCCCAACGGCCAGAAGCTCACCGGCTACATCCGCACCGTGCGCCCCGACGGCAAGATCGACCTCAGCCTCGACCGCGCCGGTTACCACCGCGTCCTCCCGCTCACCGATAAAATCCTCGCCGAACTCATCACCAAAGGCGGCCTGCTCCCCTTCGGCGATAAAACCGCCCCCGAGGAAATCCGCGAAGTCTTCGGCGTGAGCAAAAAAGTCTTCAAGCAGGCCATCGGCTCCCTCTTCCGCGACCGCCTCATCGTCATCGACGATCAGAGCATCCGCATCACCGATACAGGCACCACCGCCGCCATCGCGAACGCCAAGGCCGCTGCCGCCAGACCGGTCGCCCCCGCTCCCGCCAAACCCGTCATCGAAACCGCCACCGGCGAGCCCGCGCTCACGCGAAAAGCCATCATCCTCCCGCCGCAGACCAAAAAGAAAATCGCCGCCCCCAAATGA
- a CDS encoding RNA-binding S4 domain-containing protein yields MKPASKSSASPAPRPVIVRAVPIELGQLLKFAGLGGSGGEIKTAIKDGEVLLNGAVETRRGKKLAVGDKVSLGSETVIVQLA; encoded by the coding sequence ATGAAGCCCGCCAGCAAGTCCTCCGCCTCTCCCGCTCCCCGCCCGGTGATCGTCCGCGCCGTCCCCATCGAGCTCGGCCAGCTCCTGAAATTCGCCGGCCTCGGCGGCTCCGGCGGCGAAATCAAAACCGCCATCAAAGACGGCGAAGTCCTCCTCAATGGCGCAGTCGAAACCCGCCGCGGCAAAAAACTCGCCGTCGGCGACAAAGTCTCCCTCGGCTCCGAAACCGTCATCGTCCAGCTCGCCTGA
- a CDS encoding site-2 protease family protein, producing MPDWSISLFRIARIRLAVHVTFFLLLGYIAWEGWHASPEARWLGLTWSVTYTLLAFACVVLHELGHAFAARRFGINVSRILLLPIGGMAEFDRIPREPRQEIIIALAGPAVNFLLINLLLLLVTLPATMDEFLSFDLTFESLARHLLFMNAAMGCFNLVPVFPMDGGRVLRALLAKRFPYPLATFWAATVGKLFALAAIGFALTTMIITRNWVQGTLLATLFAFIFWAGENEYRHVKAEERFN from the coding sequence ATGCCCGACTGGTCAATTAGCTTGTTCCGCATCGCCCGCATCCGGCTCGCCGTGCATGTCACGTTTTTCCTGCTGCTCGGCTACATCGCGTGGGAAGGCTGGCACGCCTCGCCCGAAGCCCGCTGGCTGGGCCTGACGTGGAGCGTAACTTACACACTGCTGGCCTTCGCCTGCGTCGTCTTGCACGAGCTCGGCCACGCCTTCGCAGCCCGCCGCTTCGGCATCAACGTCTCTCGCATCCTCCTTCTCCCCATCGGCGGCATGGCCGAGTTCGATCGCATCCCTCGCGAACCTCGCCAGGAAATCATCATCGCCCTCGCCGGCCCGGCTGTGAATTTCCTCCTCATTAACCTCCTGCTCCTCCTCGTCACCCTGCCCGCGACGATGGATGAATTCCTCTCATTCGACCTCACCTTCGAGAGCCTCGCCCGCCACCTCCTCTTCATGAATGCCGCCATGGGCTGCTTCAACCTCGTCCCCGTTTTCCCCATGGATGGCGGCCGCGTCCTCCGCGCCCTGCTCGCGAAACGTTTCCCCTACCCGCTCGCCACCTTCTGGGCCGCGACTGTGGGAAAACTCTTCGCCCTCGCCGCCATCGGCTTCGCCCTGACCACCATGATCATCACCCGCAACTGGGTGCAGGGCACCCTCCTCGCCACTCTCTTCGCCTTCATCTTCTGGGCCGGAGAAAACGAATACCGCCACGTCAAAGCCGAGGAGCGCTTTAACTAG
- the tsaD gene encoding tRNA (adenosine(37)-N6)-threonylcarbamoyltransferase complex transferase subunit TsaD encodes MILALETSCDETAVAVFDPARGLIGEWIHSQMAMHERYGGVVPDLATREHLRTVAPLLERARGVTEDFRAITRVAVTHGPGLAGCLAIGTAGAKAFSLGLGVPLSGVNHLRGHAFSPFIALHEKNPAEFAESFAKLLPHLGLIVSGGNTLLFRLDERRKITVISSTRDDAAGEALDKGAKLLGLGYPGGPLIEKLAAQGKADAFDFPRGIGPRSDLDFSFSGLKTSLRYQLEKMTEAEVAARTPDLCASYQQAVIDALARKTGLALDQSGYASVGLSGGVANNRTLRATLEAVAKRHRLPLLAAQPKHTGDNAGMIAFAAWVDPSVRTAALGELRIEPSLELAG; translated from the coding sequence ATGATCCTGGCGTTGGAAACTTCGTGCGATGAAACCGCGGTGGCGGTTTTCGATCCGGCGCGCGGGTTGATCGGCGAGTGGATTCACAGCCAGATGGCGATGCACGAGCGTTACGGCGGCGTAGTGCCCGATCTGGCGACGCGCGAACATCTGCGGACGGTGGCGCCATTGCTCGAGCGGGCACGCGGAGTGACGGAGGATTTTCGCGCGATCACGCGGGTGGCGGTGACGCATGGGCCGGGGCTGGCGGGGTGTCTTGCGATCGGTACGGCGGGGGCGAAGGCCTTTTCCCTAGGGCTGGGTGTGCCATTGAGCGGGGTGAATCATCTGCGGGGGCATGCGTTTTCGCCGTTCATCGCGTTGCATGAAAAAAATCCGGCGGAGTTTGCGGAGAGTTTTGCGAAGCTGCTGCCGCATCTCGGGCTGATCGTGTCGGGCGGGAACACGCTGTTGTTTCGCCTCGATGAGCGGAGGAAGATCACGGTGATTTCTTCAACGCGGGACGATGCGGCGGGCGAGGCGTTGGACAAAGGCGCGAAGTTGCTTGGGCTCGGGTATCCGGGTGGGCCGTTGATCGAGAAGCTGGCGGCGCAGGGGAAGGCGGACGCGTTTGATTTTCCGCGCGGGATCGGTCCGCGGAGCGATTTGGATTTCAGCTTCTCAGGGCTGAAGACGAGTCTGCGTTATCAGCTGGAGAAGATGACGGAGGCGGAGGTGGCGGCGCGGACGCCGGATCTTTGTGCGAGTTATCAGCAGGCGGTGATCGATGCGCTGGCGCGGAAGACAGGGCTGGCGTTGGACCAAAGCGGATACGCGAGCGTGGGGCTTTCGGGCGGGGTGGCGAACAACCGGACATTGCGCGCGACGCTGGAAGCGGTGGCGAAGAGGCACCGCCTGCCATTGCTCGCCGCGCAGCCGAAGCACACGGGGGACAACGCGGGGATGATCGCGTTTGCGGCGTGGGTTGACCCGTCGGTGAGGACGGCGGCGCTGGGGGAGTTGCGGATTGAGCCGAGTCTGGAGCTGGCGGGGTGA
- a CDS encoding (2Fe-2S)-binding protein translates to MITLTINGTVHQLDIPGDTPLLWALRDTLGLTGTKFGCGMALCGACTVHIDGEAVRSCAAPVAGLIGKKITTIEGLAALAKRDLHPVQQAWIEEDVVQCGYCHSGQLMSASALLAKVPQPTDADIDNAMSGNICRCGTYQRIRAGIHRAAELASK, encoded by the coding sequence ATGATCACCCTCACGATCAACGGCACCGTCCACCAACTCGACATTCCCGGCGACACCCCGCTCCTCTGGGCCCTCCGCGACACCCTCGGACTCACCGGCACTAAATTCGGCTGCGGCATGGCGCTCTGCGGCGCCTGCACCGTTCACATCGACGGTGAAGCCGTCCGCTCCTGCGCCGCTCCCGTCGCCGGACTCATCGGCAAAAAAATAACCACCATCGAAGGCCTCGCCGCCCTCGCGAAGCGCGACCTCCACCCCGTGCAGCAGGCCTGGATCGAAGAAGACGTTGTCCAATGCGGCTACTGCCACTCCGGCCAGCTCATGAGCGCCTCCGCTCTCCTCGCCAAAGTCCCGCAGCCGACCGATGCCGACATCGACAACGCCATGTCGGGCAACATCTGCCGCTGCGGCACCTACCAGCGTATCCGCGCTGGCATTCACCGCGCCGCCGAACTCGCCTCCAAATAA
- a CDS encoding 2-dehydropantoate 2-reductase produces MKRIAIVGPGAVGGVVAGWLAHTGRHEVILCSRRPLPELVVELSDRRLTSRPLVFTDPAQATPVDWILVTTKAYDVPGAALWIKNLGPSGAPVAVLQNGVEHRERFAPYLSADRIVPVVVDCPAERVSPTHIRQRGPAKMAVSDDLLGQDFAALFANTAVDVTLTADFKTAVWRKLCLNTAGVISALIMKPSGVMHDAQLGELSLALVRECIVVGRAEGAVLPDDLAEAVLQNYRNAPPDSVNSLHGDRIAGRPTELDARNGAVVRFGRKHGIPTPCNQMAVALLAAMSS; encoded by the coding sequence ATGAAACGAATCGCAATCGTCGGCCCCGGCGCAGTCGGTGGCGTGGTCGCAGGCTGGCTCGCCCACACCGGCCGCCACGAAGTCATCCTCTGCTCGCGCCGTCCTCTGCCCGAACTCGTCGTCGAACTCTCTGACCGCCGCCTGACTTCACGCCCGCTCGTATTCACGGATCCGGCACAAGCCACTCCCGTCGATTGGATTCTCGTCACGACCAAAGCCTACGACGTCCCCGGCGCCGCGCTCTGGATAAAAAACCTCGGCCCATCCGGCGCTCCCGTCGCCGTCCTCCAAAACGGCGTCGAGCACCGCGAGCGTTTCGCGCCTTATCTTTCCGCCGACCGCATCGTCCCCGTCGTCGTCGATTGCCCCGCCGAACGCGTCTCACCCACGCACATCCGCCAGCGCGGTCCCGCCAAAATGGCCGTCTCCGACGACTTGCTCGGACAGGACTTCGCCGCGCTTTTCGCCAACACCGCCGTGGACGTCACGCTCACCGCCGATTTCAAAACCGCCGTCTGGCGCAAGCTCTGCCTCAACACCGCCGGCGTCATCTCCGCCCTCATCATGAAACCGTCCGGCGTGATGCACGACGCGCAACTCGGCGAACTCTCCCTCGCCCTCGTCCGCGAATGCATCGTCGTCGGTCGCGCCGAAGGTGCCGTACTGCCCGACGATCTCGCCGAAGCCGTTCTCCAAAATTACCGCAACGCCCCGCCCGATTCCGTCAATTCCCTCCACGGTGATCGCATCGCGGGCCGCCCCACTGAGCTCGACGCGCGCAACGGCGCCGTCGTCCGCTTCGGTCGCAAGCATGGCATCCCCACTCCGTGCAACCAGATGGCCGTCGCTCTGCTCGCCGCGATGAGCAGCTGA
- a CDS encoding S41 family peptidase, whose protein sequence is MLKRIVTIACGVVLGLSLALGAARLAFAWGLFPNRELEKSTSYLRDVLELVNDNYVDEKKAALPELTKAALHGVVETLDPHSEFMESRAYQQLEEDMSSQFGGIGVQVELRKSRVVIVAPIAGTPSDRAGIRRGDEIVRIDGAALEDPTMDKVVEKLRGKPKSRVTVGLLRPTEKREYEVTLVRELIKTESVRDAQVLAGGVGYVQITQFTERTAEEFINVLNKFSEQGVSSLVIDLRNNPGGLLDAAVEVAEPFFKKGDLIVYTQGRGAKSRDEYRAEASEPPINVPIAVLINSGSASAAEIVAGALKDTGKAVIVGERSFGKGSVQSIFKLKNGEGMRLTTARYYTPSGVTIHEKGIEPQVEVVMSPEEDENVRLQRDRPDMNDPAQFKERFGMEPVTDRQLQAAVDVLRGVTVLGTRGATMPPANAGAGKAK, encoded by the coding sequence ATGTTGAAACGCATCGTCACCATCGCCTGCGGAGTCGTGCTGGGTTTGAGCCTGGCCTTGGGCGCGGCGCGGCTGGCGTTTGCGTGGGGGCTTTTTCCCAATCGTGAACTCGAGAAATCCACGAGCTATCTGCGCGATGTGCTGGAGCTGGTGAACGACAATTACGTGGACGAGAAGAAGGCGGCGCTACCGGAGCTGACGAAGGCGGCGCTGCATGGCGTGGTGGAGACGCTCGATCCGCATTCGGAGTTCATGGAGTCGCGGGCGTATCAGCAGCTCGAGGAAGACATGAGCAGCCAGTTTGGCGGCATCGGTGTGCAGGTGGAATTGCGCAAGAGCCGGGTGGTGATTGTCGCGCCCATCGCGGGTACGCCGAGCGATCGTGCGGGCATCCGGCGGGGCGATGAGATCGTGCGGATCGACGGGGCGGCGCTGGAAGATCCGACGATGGACAAAGTGGTCGAGAAGCTGCGGGGAAAACCGAAGTCTCGCGTGACGGTTGGCCTGCTCCGGCCGACGGAGAAACGTGAATACGAGGTGACGCTCGTGCGCGAGTTGATCAAGACGGAGAGCGTGCGGGATGCGCAGGTGCTGGCGGGCGGCGTGGGCTATGTGCAGATCACGCAATTCACAGAGCGGACGGCGGAAGAGTTTATCAACGTGCTCAATAAATTTTCGGAGCAGGGCGTGAGCAGTCTGGTGATCGATCTACGCAACAATCCGGGCGGGCTGCTCGATGCGGCGGTGGAAGTGGCGGAGCCGTTTTTCAAGAAGGGCGATCTGATCGTGTACACGCAGGGGCGCGGGGCGAAGTCGCGTGACGAGTACCGGGCGGAAGCGTCGGAGCCGCCGATCAATGTGCCGATCGCGGTGCTGATCAATTCGGGCAGCGCGAGCGCGGCGGAGATCGTGGCGGGTGCGCTCAAGGACACGGGCAAAGCGGTGATCGTGGGCGAGCGGTCGTTTGGCAAAGGCTCGGTCCAGTCGATTTTCAAATTGAAGAATGGCGAAGGCATGCGGCTGACGACGGCGCGGTACTACACGCCGAGTGGCGTGACGATTCACGAGAAGGGGATCGAGCCGCAGGTCGAGGTGGTGATGTCGCCCGAGGAGGACGAGAACGTGCGGCTGCAACGCGACCGGCCGGACATGAACGATCCGGCGCAGTTCAAAGAACGCTTCGGCATGGAGCCGGTGACGGACCGGCAGCTGCAAGCGGCGGTGGATGTGCTGCGCGGCGTGACGGTGCTGGGAACGCGCGGCGCGACGATGCCGCCAGCGAACGCTGGCGCGGGCAAAGCGAAGTGA
- a CDS encoding OsmC family protein, protein MKRNATAVWTGSLKDGKGALTVPGGALKNTEYSFGSRFESGAGTNPEELIAAAHSGCFAMALSATLGEAGITPERLEVTAEVSLDNVPPKGWTVTKSHLVLVAKIPGIDAAKFDELANKAKANCPISRLLNAEISLSAKLG, encoded by the coding sequence ATGAAACGTAACGCTACCGCAGTTTGGACAGGTTCACTCAAAGACGGCAAAGGCGCGCTCACGGTGCCGGGAGGCGCGCTGAAGAATACGGAGTACTCGTTTGGCTCGCGCTTCGAGTCGGGCGCGGGGACGAATCCTGAAGAATTGATCGCGGCGGCGCATTCGGGGTGTTTCGCGATGGCGTTGTCGGCGACGCTGGGTGAGGCGGGTATTACGCCGGAGCGGCTCGAAGTGACGGCGGAGGTGTCGCTTGATAATGTGCCGCCGAAAGGTTGGACGGTCACGAAGTCGCATCTCGTGCTGGTCGCGAAAATCCCGGGAATCGATGCGGCGAAGTTCGATGAACTGGCGAACAAGGCGAAGGCGAACTGCCCGATCTCGCGGTTGCTCAATGCGGAGATTTCGTTGTCGGCGAAGTTGGGGTGA
- a CDS encoding sigma-54-dependent transcriptional regulator translates to MSEPSAKTPTILIIDDDSEIRYSLSRVLSSRKYQVLEAASGELGIAAVKKSPPDLVFLDIRMSGMSGIEALQHIRSSNPKQLVVLMTAFGTAQTAIEAMKYGAFDYIMKPFDPQKVLTLAENALKAHADMRAVGEYKPTINSEDYKEGIVGSSPVMQDVFKVIGQVTASDVTVMVTGESGTGKELVARSIWKHSHRAAKPFIAVNCAAIPDNLIESELFGHEKGSFTGATGQRLGKFELCDGGTIFLDEIGDMALATQTKILRVLQQGEIQRVGGVDTIKVDVRILAATNKDLEEMVKAKTFREDLYYRLNVVRIRMPALRDRDDDIPQIVDFCMQSLAKQKKARVSKVSPEAMAVLTKHRWPGNVRELENVIYRSAVIAQGDTILLKDLPQEIRDAVGASVPAVAASPAAAASQAGTAAPFPVASPSAVLSSQVSSAPFDTLRTMAAETVALAHARQVVESIATAEPALTVERALDFLHEKLSDDAETILGRLEREMIVRVLKAESGNMVRASEKLGITRATLRKRVDELGLKI, encoded by the coding sequence ATGTCTGAACCTTCCGCCAAAACGCCGACCATCCTCATCATCGATGACGATTCGGAGATCCGTTATTCGCTCTCGCGCGTGCTCTCGTCGCGCAAATACCAAGTGCTCGAAGCTGCGAGCGGAGAGCTGGGCATCGCGGCGGTGAAGAAGAGTCCGCCGGATCTGGTGTTTCTCGACATCCGCATGAGCGGGATGAGCGGGATCGAGGCGTTGCAGCATATCCGCTCGTCGAATCCGAAACAGCTAGTCGTGTTGATGACGGCGTTCGGCACGGCGCAGACGGCGATCGAGGCGATGAAGTACGGGGCTTTTGACTACATCATGAAGCCCTTCGATCCGCAGAAGGTGCTCACGCTGGCGGAGAATGCGCTCAAGGCGCACGCGGACATGCGTGCGGTGGGCGAGTACAAGCCGACGATCAACAGCGAGGACTATAAGGAAGGCATCGTGGGCAGTTCGCCGGTGATGCAGGATGTTTTCAAGGTGATCGGCCAGGTGACGGCGAGCGATGTGACGGTGATGGTCACGGGCGAAAGCGGCACGGGTAAAGAACTCGTGGCGCGCTCGATCTGGAAACACAGCCATCGCGCAGCGAAGCCGTTCATCGCGGTGAACTGTGCGGCGATCCCGGATAATTTGATCGAGAGTGAACTCTTCGGTCATGAGAAAGGTTCGTTCACCGGCGCGACTGGTCAGCGGCTCGGCAAGTTCGAGCTGTGTGATGGCGGCACGATCTTCCTCGATGAGATCGGCGACATGGCGCTGGCGACGCAGACGAAGATTTTGCGCGTGTTGCAGCAAGGAGAGATTCAACGCGTGGGCGGCGTGGACACGATCAAGGTCGATGTCCGCATCCTTGCGGCGACGAATAAAGATCTCGAGGAAATGGTGAAGGCGAAGACCTTTCGCGAAGATCTTTATTACCGGCTCAATGTTGTCCGCATCCGGATGCCGGCGCTGCGCGATCGCGATGACGACATCCCGCAGATCGTCGATTTTTGCATGCAGAGTCTGGCGAAGCAGAAGAAGGCGCGTGTCAGCAAGGTCTCGCCCGAGGCGATGGCTGTGCTCACGAAGCACCGCTGGCCGGGAAACGTGCGCGAGCTGGAAAATGTGATCTACCGCAGCGCGGTGATCGCGCAGGGGGACACGATTTTGTTGAAAGATCTGCCCCAGGAAATCCGCGATGCGGTGGGCGCTTCGGTACCGGCGGTGGCGGCGAGTCCTGCGGCGGCGGCTTCGCAGGCGGGAACAGCGGCTCCGTTTCCGGTGGCGAGTCCCTCGGCGGTGTTGTCGTCGCAAGTGAGTTCAGCGCCGTTTGATACGCTGCGCACGATGGCGGCGGAGACGGTGGCGCTCGCCCATGCGAGGCAAGTGGTGGAGTCGATCGCGACTGCTGAGCCTGCGCTGACGGTGGAGCGTGCGCTGGATTTTCTGCACGAGAAACTCTCGGACGATGCAGAGACAATTTTGGGGCGCCTCGAGCGCGAGATGATCGTGCGCGTGTTGAAGGCGGAGAGCGGCAACATGGTGCGCGCGTCGGAGAAGCTGGGCATCACCCGGGCAACTTTGCGCAAGCGCGTGGATGAGCTGGGGCTGAAGATCTGA
- a CDS encoding xanthine dehydrogenase family protein molybdopterin-binding subunit — MITASLRENPAALSTFRVSVVPPATAADWSRRGFLKAAGTSVGLVIAFQFTGKPARAAALDAAKNPSAASGTFAPNAFLRIAPDGSVTIFINHAEMGQGIITALPMLIAEELDADWSKVRTEFASTAPAYNHSAFGIQMTGGSSSTWSEYERLRTAGATARALLVQAAADQWKLPAAELSTENSHVLHTATGKKISYGDLVEHAAKLTPPEKVALKDPKNFRLLGKPTRRLDSRAKVTGTAEFGLDVKQPGVLTAVVARSPAFGGKVETFDPAPSLAVPGVKAVFKVPSGVAIIAENFWAAKRARDAVISTISWKLSDDARIDSDKQAAQFAALAKTPGNIAEKTGDAEAALKSAAKTIEADYAVPYLAHAPMEPLNATVHLRDGEAEIWTGTQFQTVDHMTAATVLALKPDKVQLHTTFLGGGFGRRATPASDWIVEACHIAKAARTAGITVPIKTVWTREDDLAGGYYRPMFHHRLVGGLDAQGKVVAWHQTIVGQSFIAGTPFEAMMIKNGVDETSVEGAAHSVYKIPARLVHAHSPKVPVPTLWWRSVGHTHTALAVECFIDELAHAAGRNPLDLRRELLPPESRQRRVLDLAIEKSGYGKTKLPAGRAHGIAVHESFGSFVAQVAEVSLEDGWPRVHRITAAVDCGTAVNPLTIEAQVQGSVIYALSAILYGEITLKDGRVQQSNFHQYQVARMNEAPVVDVHVIATGDKMGGIGETGVPPTFAAVLNGLFTLTGKRIRSLPLSHADWS, encoded by the coding sequence ATGATCACCGCCTCCCTTCGCGAAAATCCCGCCGCCCTCTCCACGTTTCGGGTCTCTGTCGTCCCGCCTGCCACCGCCGCCGACTGGTCTCGCCGAGGCTTTCTCAAAGCCGCAGGCACTTCCGTCGGCCTGGTCATCGCCTTTCAATTCACCGGCAAGCCCGCCCGCGCCGCCGCCCTCGACGCCGCGAAAAATCCTTCCGCTGCCAGCGGTACCTTCGCGCCCAACGCTTTCCTCCGCATCGCCCCCGACGGCTCCGTCACCATCTTCATCAACCACGCCGAAATGGGCCAGGGCATCATCACCGCCCTCCCCATGCTCATCGCAGAGGAGCTCGACGCCGACTGGTCCAAAGTCCGCACCGAGTTCGCCTCCACCGCCCCCGCCTACAACCACTCTGCCTTCGGCATCCAGATGACCGGCGGCTCCTCGTCCACGTGGTCTGAATACGAGCGTCTCCGCACCGCCGGTGCCACCGCCCGCGCCCTCCTCGTTCAAGCCGCCGCCGACCAATGGAAACTTCCCGCTGCTGAACTCAGCACCGAAAACAGCCACGTCCTTCATACCGCCACAGGCAAAAAAATCTCCTACGGCGACCTCGTCGAACACGCCGCTAAACTCACGCCCCCTGAAAAAGTCGCGCTCAAGGACCCCAAAAATTTCCGCCTTCTCGGCAAACCCACGCGCCGCCTCGATTCCCGCGCCAAAGTCACCGGCACCGCCGAGTTCGGCCTCGACGTGAAACAACCCGGCGTACTCACCGCCGTCGTCGCCCGCTCCCCCGCCTTCGGTGGCAAAGTCGAAACCTTCGACCCCGCTCCCTCTCTCGCCGTCCCCGGCGTGAAAGCCGTCTTCAAAGTCCCCTCCGGCGTCGCCATCATCGCCGAAAATTTCTGGGCCGCCAAACGCGCCCGCGACGCCGTCATCTCCACGATCTCCTGGAAACTCTCCGACGACGCCCGCATCGATTCCGATAAACAGGCCGCCCAATTCGCCGCACTCGCCAAGACTCCCGGCAACATCGCCGAAAAAACCGGCGACGCCGAAGCCGCTCTCAAGTCTGCCGCCAAAACCATCGAGGCCGATTACGCCGTCCCCTATCTAGCGCACGCGCCGATGGAGCCGCTTAACGCCACCGTCCATCTCCGCGACGGCGAGGCCGAGATCTGGACGGGCACCCAGTTTCAAACGGTCGATCACATGACCGCCGCCACCGTCCTTGCGCTCAAACCCGACAAGGTCCAGCTCCACACCACCTTCCTTGGCGGCGGTTTCGGCCGCCGCGCCACGCCCGCCTCCGACTGGATCGTCGAAGCCTGCCACATCGCCAAAGCCGCCCGTACCGCTGGTATCACCGTTCCCATCAAAACCGTCTGGACCCGCGAAGACGATCTCGCCGGCGGTTACTACCGCCCGATGTTTCACCACCGTCTCGTCGGCGGTCTCGATGCGCAGGGCAAAGTCGTTGCCTGGCATCAAACCATCGTCGGCCAGTCCTTCATCGCCGGTACTCCGTTCGAAGCGATGATGATCAAAAACGGCGTGGATGAAACCAGCGTCGAAGGGGCCGCGCACTCCGTCTATAAAATCCCCGCCCGCCTCGTCCACGCGCACAGCCCCAAAGTCCCCGTCCCCACGCTCTGGTGGCGCTCCGTCGGCCATACGCACACCGCGCTCGCCGTCGAATGTTTCATCGACGAACTCGCTCACGCCGCCGGCCGCAACCCGCTCGATCTCCGCCGCGAACTCCTCCCGCCTGAATCCCGTCAGCGCCGCGTCCTCGATCTCGCCATCGAGAAATCTGGATACGGCAAAACCAAGCTCCCCGCCGGTCGCGCCCACGGCATCGCCGTTCACGAAAGCTTCGGCAGCTTCGTCGCCCAGGTCGCCGAGGTTTCCCTCGAAGACGGCTGGCCCCGCGTCCACCGCATCACCGCCGCTGTTGACTGCGGCACCGCCGTCAACCCACTGACCATCGAAGCCCAGGTCCAGGGCTCCGTCATCTACGCCCTCAGTGCCATTCTCTACGGCGAGATCACCCTCAAAGACGGCCGCGTCCAACAATCCAATTTCCACCAATACCAGGTCGCCCGCATGAACGAAGCGCCCGTGGTCGACGTTCACGTGATCGCCACCGGCGACAAGATGGGCGGCATTGGCGAAACCGGCGTCCCACCCACTTTCGCCGCCGTTTTGAACGGTCTCTTCACGCTCACCGGCAAACGCATCCGATCGCTCCCTCTCAGCCACGCCGACTGGTCCTGA